In one window of Reinekea forsetii DNA:
- the fabV gene encoding enoyl-ACP reductase FabV yields MIIQPKIRGFICTTAHPTGCAANVQEQIDYVQAHKADIDGPKNVLVIGCSNGYGLASRITSAFGFGANTLGVMFEKEPSERRPASAGWYNTFALEKAAQQQGLFAKALNMDAFSNEAKTAVIEEIKANMGKIDLVVYSLGAPRRKDPVSGEVYSSTLKPIGQQVTRKNLNTDTKVVSDITLEPASDEEIFNTVKVMGGEDWELWIEALLAADVLADGAKTTAYTYIGKDLTWPIYGGATIGKAKEDLDRASTAIGTRLANSVNGQSHVSVLKALVTQSSSAIPVMPLYISALYKVMKEEGTHEGCIEQIFGLMYHQLYSGQALNLDDTGRIRMEDNELKDSVQQRVAELWAQVNTENLTEVTDFNGYQAEFFRLFGFGFEGVDYAAEVDPIV; encoded by the coding sequence ATGATCATTCAGCCCAAAATTCGAGGTTTTATTTGCACCACGGCCCATCCCACCGGCTGTGCGGCAAATGTTCAAGAGCAAATTGACTATGTTCAAGCTCATAAGGCCGACATTGACGGACCCAAAAATGTCCTCGTGATCGGCTGTTCCAATGGCTATGGCCTCGCCTCACGGATCACCTCCGCGTTCGGTTTTGGTGCCAATACTCTGGGCGTGATGTTTGAGAAAGAGCCGAGTGAACGCCGCCCGGCTTCAGCCGGTTGGTACAACACCTTTGCGCTGGAAAAGGCCGCTCAGCAACAGGGCCTATTTGCCAAGGCTTTGAATATGGACGCCTTTTCGAACGAAGCCAAAACGGCGGTGATTGAAGAAATCAAAGCCAATATGGGTAAGATTGACCTTGTCGTTTACAGTCTGGGCGCCCCCCGGCGGAAGGATCCGGTCTCGGGTGAGGTCTATTCCTCCACGCTGAAGCCGATTGGTCAGCAGGTAACGCGCAAGAATTTAAACACCGATACCAAGGTTGTGTCGGATATCACCTTAGAACCTGCTAGCGATGAGGAAATCTTCAATACCGTTAAGGTCATGGGTGGTGAAGACTGGGAACTATGGATCGAAGCCTTATTGGCGGCCGATGTCCTGGCTGATGGCGCCAAGACCACTGCATATACCTATATCGGTAAAGACCTGACCTGGCCAATCTATGGTGGCGCCACTATCGGCAAGGCTAAGGAAGACCTCGACCGCGCCTCGACTGCAATTGGCACACGTCTAGCCAATAGCGTAAACGGCCAGTCCCATGTGTCTGTCTTAAAAGCTTTAGTCACGCAGTCGAGCTCTGCCATTCCGGTTATGCCGCTCTATATATCGGCGTTGTATAAGGTTATGAAGGAAGAGGGCACCCATGAGGGTTGCATCGAGCAGATCTTTGGACTGATGTACCATCAGCTCTATTCTGGCCAAGCGCTCAATTTGGACGATACCGGCCGAATTCGTATGGAGGATAACGAATTAAAGGATTCGGTCCAGCAACGAGTTGCTGAGCTCTGGGCGCAGGTAAACACCGAAAACCTGACCGAGGTAACCGACTTTAACGGTTACCAGGCCGAGTTTTTCCGCCTCTTTGGTTTTGGTTTTGAAGGAGTCGACTACGCTGCGGAGGTCGACCCGATCGTTTAG
- a CDS encoding pseudouridine synthase: MPRYLLFNKPFQVLTQFTDDRGRATLADYIRVPDIYGAGRLDYDSEGLLLLTDNGALIHRMMHPLFKVAKTYLAQVEGQVTPAQLAQLSQGVTLTDGACAPCRAEAIEPPLWLWPRTPPIRRRRLIPTSWISLTLTEGRNRQVRRMTAAVGLPTLRLIRSELANLSVVDLMPGQVMELTEDMLLDNGINCEAKKGGPKAPPSQVASTKRSGRPPQRSRLLQNQNQRGGKTRPGNR, encoded by the coding sequence ATGCCGCGCTACCTACTCTTTAATAAACCCTTTCAGGTATTAACCCAGTTTACCGATGATCGTGGCAGAGCGACCTTGGCCGACTATATCAGGGTACCCGACATCTACGGCGCCGGCCGACTGGATTATGATTCTGAAGGCCTGCTGTTGTTGACCGACAATGGCGCCCTGATTCACCGCATGATGCACCCCCTGTTCAAGGTCGCGAAGACCTATCTGGCCCAGGTGGAAGGTCAGGTCACGCCCGCTCAGCTGGCGCAATTAAGCCAGGGCGTGACACTCACCGATGGAGCCTGTGCACCCTGTCGGGCAGAGGCCATAGAACCACCCCTTTGGCTATGGCCGAGAACACCGCCGATCCGCCGCCGACGCCTTATACCAACCAGCTGGATTTCACTCACCTTGACGGAGGGCCGTAACCGGCAGGTACGCCGGATGACGGCCGCGGTTGGGCTACCGACCCTGCGCTTGATCCGATCGGAATTGGCTAACCTGTCTGTCGTTGACCTAATGCCCGGCCAGGTTATGGAATTAACCGAAGACATGCTCTTAGATAACGGTATAAACTGTGAAGCCAAAAAAGGGGGCCCCAAGGCCCCCCCATCACAGGTTGCGTCGACTAAACGATCGGGTCGACCTCCGCAGCGTAGTCGACTCCTTCAAAACCAAAACCAAAGAGGCGGAAAAACTCGGCCTGGTAACCGTTAA
- a CDS encoding NADP-dependent isocitrate dehydrogenase encodes MTDSKAKIIYTETDEAPALATYSLLPIVAAFTKAADVAVETRDISLAARVIASFSEFLAEDQRISDDLAELGELAKQPDANIIKLPNISASLPQLIATIKELQAKGYQIPDYPAEPTNDAERDIRSRFDKIKGSAVNPVLREGNSDRRAPASVKQYARKNPHSMGAWSTESKTHVASMSAGDFYGSETSITLETATQYQIELHADDGAVTVLKGFSALLAGEIIDSAVMSRSALRAFYAEQISDSKKQDLLFSLHLKATMMKVSDPVIFGHAVTVFYQSVFDKFGAELAKIGVDVNNGLGDLYSKLHLLPVARQAEIEAEIAEVYRHAPEMAMVNSDKGITNLHVPSDIIIDASMPAMIRTSGRMWAPDGQPKDTKAVVPDRSYAGVYQATIDFCREHGAFDPTTMGTVPNVGLMAQKAEEYGSHDKTFILAASGTVKVVDQDGQLLLSQAVAIGDIFRMCQVKDAPIQDWVKLAVVRARATGWPTIFWLDEQRAHDRELIKKVQHYLQDHDTQGLDIQIMSPFAATSYTLARLKAGDNTISVTGNVLRDYLTDLFPILELGTSAKMLSIVPLMNGGGLFETGAGGSAPKHVEQFNQENHLRWDSLGEFLALAVSLEHLALTFNNPKAQILADTLDSATARFLDQNKSPLRKTGELDNRGSHFYLAMYWAQALAAQNSDAELKAAFGAAATALVSQEAVIVAELNAVQGQAIDVGGYYRPNKAKIIAAMRPSATFNAILDAIR; translated from the coding sequence ATGACTGATTCAAAAGCTAAAATAATCTATACGGAAACAGATGAAGCACCAGCCTTAGCAACTTACTCGCTGTTACCCATCGTGGCTGCCTTTACGAAGGCCGCCGATGTTGCCGTCGAAACTCGAGACATTTCCCTTGCGGCGCGGGTTATCGCCAGTTTTTCTGAATTTTTAGCGGAAGACCAACGTATTTCGGACGATTTGGCCGAGCTCGGTGAGCTGGCCAAGCAGCCGGATGCCAATATTATCAAATTGCCCAATATCAGCGCTTCTTTGCCGCAATTGATCGCTACTATCAAGGAACTGCAAGCAAAAGGCTATCAGATTCCGGATTACCCGGCAGAACCGACCAACGATGCCGAACGCGATATCCGCAGCCGCTTTGATAAAATCAAGGGCAGTGCGGTCAATCCGGTCTTGCGGGAGGGTAACTCCGACCGTCGCGCACCCGCTTCGGTAAAACAATATGCGCGCAAAAATCCGCACAGTATGGGCGCGTGGAGCACTGAGTCTAAAACCCACGTGGCCTCGATGTCAGCCGGGGACTTCTATGGCTCGGAAACGTCCATAACCCTAGAGACCGCGACTCAATACCAGATTGAGTTGCATGCAGACGATGGCGCCGTAACGGTTCTGAAAGGATTCTCTGCGCTGTTAGCCGGCGAGATAATCGATTCGGCCGTAATGAGCCGAAGTGCCTTGCGAGCCTTTTATGCTGAGCAAATTAGCGACAGTAAGAAGCAGGACCTGCTGTTTTCATTGCATCTCAAAGCCACCATGATGAAAGTCAGTGACCCGGTTATCTTTGGTCACGCCGTCACGGTTTTTTATCAGTCTGTGTTCGATAAGTTCGGTGCAGAGTTGGCGAAAATTGGTGTCGACGTCAACAATGGCTTGGGCGATCTTTATAGCAAACTGCATCTGCTGCCCGTTGCCCGCCAAGCTGAGATCGAGGCCGAGATCGCCGAGGTGTATCGCCACGCGCCTGAGATGGCAATGGTCAATTCTGATAAGGGCATCACCAACCTGCATGTCCCAAGTGACATCATTATCGATGCCTCCATGCCAGCGATGATTCGCACCTCAGGCAGAATGTGGGCGCCAGATGGTCAGCCTAAGGATACCAAGGCCGTTGTGCCGGATCGAAGCTATGCTGGAGTCTATCAGGCCACCATCGATTTTTGCCGCGAGCACGGCGCCTTCGATCCAACTACCATGGGCACCGTGCCCAATGTCGGTCTGATGGCGCAAAAGGCCGAAGAATACGGCTCACATGATAAAACCTTTATCTTGGCAGCCTCCGGCACCGTCAAGGTCGTTGATCAAGACGGTCAGTTGTTGCTGTCCCAGGCCGTCGCTATCGGTGATATCTTCCGTATGTGCCAGGTCAAGGACGCGCCAATTCAGGATTGGGTCAAATTAGCCGTCGTGCGCGCGCGTGCAACCGGCTGGCCAACAATCTTCTGGCTCGATGAGCAACGTGCTCACGATCGTGAATTGATTAAAAAGGTTCAGCACTATTTGCAAGATCACGATACCCAGGGTCTGGACATTCAGATCATGTCACCTTTTGCCGCCACCAGTTATACCTTGGCGCGTCTGAAAGCGGGTGACAACACCATCTCAGTGACCGGTAATGTGTTGCGCGACTATCTAACCGATCTGTTCCCCATTCTGGAATTAGGCACCTCGGCGAAAATGCTGTCTATCGTGCCGTTAATGAACGGTGGGGGCCTGTTTGAAACCGGGGCAGGTGGCTCCGCCCCCAAGCATGTCGAACAATTTAACCAGGAGAACCATCTGCGGTGGGACTCATTGGGCGAGTTTTTGGCGCTGGCCGTCTCGTTGGAACACTTGGCACTGACCTTTAACAATCCCAAGGCGCAGATATTAGCCGATACGCTCGACAGCGCGACGGCCCGGTTCTTGGACCAAAATAAGAGCCCGTTGCGCAAAACCGGCGAACTCGATAACCGCGGCAGTCATTTCTATTTGGCGATGTATTGGGCGCAAGCCTTGGCCGCTCAGAACAGCGATGCGGAATTGAAGGCCGCCTTTGGTGCCGCAGCCACGGCGTTAGTCAGTCAGGAAGCGGTTATTGTTGCGGAATTGAACGCCGTTCAAGGTCAGGCCATAGACGTCGGTGGCTACTATCGACCGAATAAGGCCAAAATCATTGCGGCAATGCGACCGAGCGCAACCTTTAACGCCATATTGGACGCCATTCGTTAA
- a CDS encoding cold shock domain-containing protein, which produces MPVGKVKWFNNAKGFGFIVCDDHKEDLFAHFSSIEMEGYKTLKAGQEVEFETVKSEHGIHAVNIQVAKSEATVGASIAPKTTAKEPN; this is translated from the coding sequence ATGCCTGTAGGGAAAGTAAAATGGTTTAATAATGCCAAAGGGTTTGGCTTCATCGTTTGTGATGACCATAAGGAGGACTTATTTGCACATTTCTCTTCTATCGAAATGGAAGGTTACAAAACGCTAAAAGCTGGACAAGAAGTGGAGTTCGAAACGGTCAAGTCTGAACATGGTATTCACGCCGTCAATATCCAGGTTGCCAAATCGGAAGCGACTGTCGGAGCATCCATTGCACCTAAGACCACTGCGAAAGAGCCAAACTAG